A stretch of DNA from Strigops habroptila isolate Jane chromosome 1, bStrHab1.2.pri, whole genome shotgun sequence:
GACAGTCTGTGTTAGAACAACACGCTCTCTTCCACCCCCCAGGTTACCCAGGCCCCAAACCTGACATTTTATACCGGATGGAGCGTGGGGAAGAGCCGTGGGTCTGCTCGCCACAGAGCCCAGCGAGGTGGGAAGGCCCCAGCTGCCCCTCTCCAGGTGAGCAGGAACAACCCAGGCCCTGCAGCACCACTCCTGGGGGCCGGCAGCAGAGAGGGCTTCCTCTTTTGCCCCGCAGCTGTGGCGAGGAGGGGCTTCCCCTGCCAGGAAGGTGACATCCGTCCGTCTGCTTTCCCTGTAGGATGTGACGGGGCCATGAGCTTGCTGGAAGTGcctccctggggctggtggcCTGGTGCTGGTGTGCCAGAGGAGAGGGCACAGTCGCCCTGCCAAGGTGAGTCCTGGTCGCTCCTCTTCCTTGCCACCGGGCTCTGGAGCAAGGAGCTGGCAGCGGGATCTGGCTGTGCCTGGTCAGTGCCACTGGTGCTTCTCCAGCCCCATGGGAAGGGCTTGACTCGCCAGACGGGCCATGCAGAGGTCTGGGGAGGATGGGGGTTTCTTAGCTCCCCATCCCCTCAGCGTGGCCCCCTTCTCCAGAGCCCCAGCCAGCCAGAAGGCAAACTCCCACCAGCCCTCCCTCAGCAGGAGGACAGTGTCTGCAGCGTCGTCTCCAGTCTGAAAGACTCCTGCACAAGCTCAGATATCTCAAGGGTCGCAGCAAGGTGCCAGTGAAGGCAGCCAGCAGAGGAGTGGTGCCAGCGGAAAgccaaaaccacacacagacCGTTGTCTGGCCCcggaaggaagaagcagcagaggataAACGATGGGTGACAGCAGACGTAGCACAAGGCAGAGAACTCGCACTTAATCCCAGGACAGAACAGCAGAACTACAAGTCAGATCCTCAGGAGCATCCTTGTGGTGACCAAAAGGAGCAGTGTCAGAGGAGCACCTATGAAAACGGGTGCACCTCCGAAGTGCCATTCTTCCTGGGAAACGGGGAACTGCGTGCCCAGGATGCGAATGAGGCTGTTTGGAAGGACCACTGCTACTGCGGGGCTGAGCGTGACGCGGCTCTGGCACCGCGGCCCCTGGCCGTGTCTCCCACAGACCACAACTACTGCCGGCCACAGGCGCTGGGCAGCGCCGTGCTCAAGGAGCACGGGTACTGCCGCTGCAGAGGACTTGTTTCGGGGCCAGGGTTGTAACGTGGCTCGTCTGGGCAGCAAAGCTCGGGCCGTGCTGCACAGGCTGCCACGCGGAGAGCCCAGATCGGGCAGATCATCAGGAAAGCCAAGCGGATTATGTTGGCGCTGCAATTCCTACatcagcaggaggctggggtTGCTCGGGGCTCCTCCAGCACTGGCTGTCCTGCGCCTGCTGTCCCCGATGGTAAGGCGGAGCCAGTCCCCGTGGAGGGAAAGGGCCGGAGCACTCAGTTCTCCTGCAAAGCATGAGGCCGAGCTGCCCCTCTCTCAGGGCAGAAGCAGCTCCCCAGAAGCTCTTTGTGCCCCTGTGGCATCTCCGGCACCACTGCCTGCGCCCCCACCTGCAGAGGCAGCCGTGGTGGCGAGTAGCAAAGTGCTGCCCCCTGAGGTGTCCCCGCACAGCGAGGAGCAGCCCATCGCAGCCCCGGTGTTAAACCACAACCCCCGGGAGAGGACACAACCCCGCTCACTCGGACCGCATACCGCTGCACACCGCCTACAAGACGCTGATTGCGGACGGTGGACCACGTGTTTGGATCCGTGTGCCACAAGTTCGAGCTCTAGCAGCTACGCTCGGCACATGGATACCTGGCCTTCGTCATCCGCATGGACAGCTGACCAGCACTTTCCTCCCCTGCCGCCAAACTCACCCGCAAGAGATTTGGGAGAGGAAGTGCTATGAAACACCCACCGGAGGGATCGGCGGCGCAGAGCTGTGCAGTGCCAGAAACAGGGGCTGACGGCAGAACAGGCCAAGGGAAGGACGAGTGTGGGACAGAGCGACTGGAGATGGGTACTGCGGGTGgtccagcagcagggcaggagggttTCTGACCACGGGGATCTCCCTACCACTCATTAAAGTATTAAGTTATTGCCCACACGCTCGCTCTGTCCGTGCGCGGGAGCAATCCTCCACATGGCACTGCCGATTTCTGAGCTTCCCGTGATGGAGTGCCGGCACCGCCACGCCACAGGGACACTTCCACCTGAACAAGCCCCACTGACGGTGACCCCAAACCCGTAATCACAGAATTGTtcgggttggaaaagacctttaagctaATTGAGTCTGACCATTAACCCAGCAGTGCCgaggccaccactaacccctgTCCCAGCACCATGTCTACACGTCTTTGAAGtccctgcagggatggtgactccgGCACTGCCctggcagcctgctccagtggCTTGACAACACTTTTGGAGAAGAAttattcctaatatccaatcttaacctcctctggtgcaacttgaggccgtttcctctgTCCTATCGCtttgttatttgggagaagacACCGGCCCCCTCCACGCCACATCCTCTCAGGTCACTGCAGAGAGCATGAGGGGCCGCGGTGTCCCTGCCCCGCGCGGCACCGGCTCACCCCCACCTCCCGGCCCGGCGCCGCCCAATGGCAGCGCGCCGCGGCGGTCACATGCGGCGCTGCGCCAATCACGGCGCCCCCCGCGGGCAGGCCCAGGCCTGCGGCCCACAGCCGAGCGCGCCCAGCGCCCGCCACAAGATGGTGCCGCCGCGGAGAGCGGCCAATCGCGGAGCCGGCGGGTGTCACGTGGGAGGCGGGGCGGCGCAGGGAGTTCTGGGG
This window harbors:
- the LOC115611011 gene encoding zinc finger protein 74-like isoform X7, translated to MTGRTQEPVAFEDVAVYLSRTEWDTITAEQRELYCSVMRDNYRLLTSLGYPGPKPDILYRMERGEEPWVCSPQSPARWEGPSCPSPGCDGAMSLLEVPPWGWWPGAGVPEERAQSPCQAGGQCLQRRLQSERLLHKLRYLKGRSKVPVKAASRGVVPAESQNHTQTVVWPRKEEAAEDKRWVTADVAQGRELALNPRTEQQNYKSDPQEHPCGDQKEQCQRSTYENGCTSEVPFFLGNGELRAQDANEAVWKDHCYCGAERDAALAPRPLAVSPTDHNYCRPQALGSAVLKEHGYCRCRGLVSGPGL
- the LOC115611011 gene encoding zinc finger protein 74-like isoform X3, translating into MAPPRHAVPPGARPPPHPGHGRLPAGGNSAWEMRPAPRGWARAREGGGCQMCVWQEPVAFEDVAVYLSRTEWDTITAEQRELYCSVMRDNYRLLTSLGYPGPKPDILYRMERGEEPWVCSPQSPARWEGPSCPSPGCDGAMSLLEVPPWGWWPGAGVPEERAQSPCQAGGQCLQRRLQSERLLHKLRYLKGRSKVPVKAASRGVVPAESQNHTQTVVWPRKEEAAEDKRWVTADVAQGRELALNPRTEQQNYKSDPQEHPCGDQKEQCQRSTYENGCTSEVPFFLGNGELRAQDANEAVWKDHCYCGAERDAALAPRPLAVSPTDHNYCRPQALGSAVLKEHGYCRCRGLVSGPGL
- the LOC115611011 gene encoding zinc finger protein 74-like isoform X1; amino-acid sequence: MAPPRHAVPPGARPPPHPGHGRLPAGGNSAWEMRPAPRGWARAREGGGCQMCVWQEPVAFEDVAVYLSRTEWDTITAEQRELYCSVMRDNYRLLTSLGYPGPKPDILYRMERGEEPWVCSPQSPARWEGPSCPSPGCDGAMSLLEVPPWGWWPGAGVPEERAQSPCQAWPPSPEPQPARRQTPTSPPSAGGQCLQRRLQSERLLHKLRYLKGRSKVPVKAASRGVVPAESQNHTQTVVWPRKEEAAEDKRWVTADVAQGRELALNPRTEQQNYKSDPQEHPCGDQKEQCQRSTYENGCTSEVPFFLGNGELRAQDANEAVWKDHCYCGAERDAALAPRPLAVSPTDHNYCRPQALGSAVLKEHGYCRCRGLVSGPGL
- the LOC115611011 gene encoding zinc finger protein 74-like isoform X5, translating into MTGRTQEPVAFEDVAVYLSRTEWDTITAEQRELYCSVMRDNYRLLTSLGYPGPKPDILYRMERGEEPWVCSPQSPARWEGPSCPSPGCDGAMSLLEVPPWGWWPGAGVPEERAQSPCQAWPPSPEPQPARRQTPTSPPSAGGQCLQRRLQSERLLHKLRYLKGRSKVPVKAASRGVVPAESQNHTQTVVWPRKEEAAEDKRWVTADVAQGRELALNPRTEQQNYKSDPQEHPCGDQKEQCQRSTYENGCTSEVPFFLGNGELRAQDANEAVWKDHCYCGAERDAALAPRPLAVSPTDHNYCRPQALGSAVLKEHGYCRCRGLVSGPGL
- the LOC115611011 gene encoding zinc finger protein 74-like isoform X2, giving the protein MAPPRHAVPPGARPPPHPGHGRLPAGGNSAWEMRPAPRGWARAREGGGCQMCVWQEPVAFEDVAVYLSRTEWDTITAEQRELYCSVMRDNYRLLTSLGYPGPKPDILYRMERGEEPWVCSPQSPARWEGPSCPSPGCDGAMSLLEVPPWGWWPGAGVPEERAQSPCQEPQPARRQTPTSPPSAGGQCLQRRLQSERLLHKLRYLKGRSKVPVKAASRGVVPAESQNHTQTVVWPRKEEAAEDKRWVTADVAQGRELALNPRTEQQNYKSDPQEHPCGDQKEQCQRSTYENGCTSEVPFFLGNGELRAQDANEAVWKDHCYCGAERDAALAPRPLAVSPTDHNYCRPQALGSAVLKEHGYCRCRGLVSGPGL
- the LOC115611011 gene encoding zinc finger protein 74-like isoform X6; the protein is MTGRTQEPVAFEDVAVYLSRTEWDTITAEQRELYCSVMRDNYRLLTSLGYPGPKPDILYRMERGEEPWVCSPQSPARWEGPSCPSPGCDGAMSLLEVPPWGWWPGAGVPEERAQSPCQEPQPARRQTPTSPPSAGGQCLQRRLQSERLLHKLRYLKGRSKVPVKAASRGVVPAESQNHTQTVVWPRKEEAAEDKRWVTADVAQGRELALNPRTEQQNYKSDPQEHPCGDQKEQCQRSTYENGCTSEVPFFLGNGELRAQDANEAVWKDHCYCGAERDAALAPRPLAVSPTDHNYCRPQALGSAVLKEHGYCRCRGLVSGPGL
- the LOC115611011 gene encoding zinc finger protein 74-like isoform X4, whose translation is MAPPRHAVPPGARPPPHPGHGRLPAGGNSAWEMRPAPRGWARAREGGGCQMCVWQEPVAFEDVAVYLSRTEWDTITAEQRELYCSVMRDNYRLLTSLGYPGPKPDILYRMERGEEPWVCSPQSPARWEGPSCPSPGCDGAMSLLEVPPWGWWPGAGVPEERAQSPCQGGQCLQRRLQSERLLHKLRYLKGRSKVPVKAASRGVVPAESQNHTQTVVWPRKEEAAEDKRWVTADVAQGRELALNPRTEQQNYKSDPQEHPCGDQKEQCQRSTYENGCTSEVPFFLGNGELRAQDANEAVWKDHCYCGAERDAALAPRPLAVSPTDHNYCRPQALGSAVLKEHGYCRCRGLVSGPGL